One Hordeum vulgare subsp. vulgare chromosome 4H, MorexV3_pseudomolecules_assembly, whole genome shotgun sequence DNA window includes the following coding sequences:
- the LOC123449445 gene encoding cytochrome b561 and DOMON domain-containing protein At5g47530-like produces MARLLLATVAATVLLLAAGATAQQQGCENATFPAGRSFARCNTLPVLDASLHWTYHAANGTAELAFRARSSATGWVAWGINPGGAGMAGSNVFLASQGGGGGAAVSVLTTVLRSTAPALDNTTLQFGVPVPPTAEYAAGAYTIYVTVALPGNSTQQNTVWQAGPVSGGAIMPHPVSGPNLQSVKRQDFLSG; encoded by the coding sequence ATGGCGCGGCTCCTCCTCGCAACCGTAGCCGCCACCGTGCTGCTGCTCGCGGCCGGCGCGACGGCGCAGCAGCAGGGCTGCGAGAACGCGACGTTCCCGGCGGGGCGGTCGTTCGCGCGGTGCAACACCCTGCCCGTGCTCGACGCCAGCCTGCACTGGACGTACCACGCCGCGAACGGCACCGCCGAGCTCGCGTTCCGCGCGCGTTCCAGCGCCACCGGCTGGGTCGCCTGGGGCATCAACCCCGGCGGCGCCGGCATGGCCGGCAGCAACGTCTTCCTCGCCtcgcagggcggcggcggcggcgccgccgTCTCCGTGCTCACCACCGTCCTGAGGAGCACGGCCCCGGCCCTGGACAACACCACCCTCCAGTTCGGCGTGCCGGTGCCGCCCACCGCCGAGTACGCGGCCGGCGCCTACACGATCTACGTGACGGtggcgctgccggggaactccacGCAGCAGAACACGGTGTGGCAGGCGGGGCCGGTCAGCGGCGGGGCCATAATGCCGCACCCGGTGTCCGGGCCCAACTTGCAGAGCGTTAAGAGGCAGGACTTCCTGTCCGGCTAG